The stretch of DNA GTGCGGCGTCGGACGTCTATTCGTTGTCCGCGGTCCTGTTCGAGCTGCTGACCGGCCGGCAGCCGTACCCCGGCGACTCGGTGAGCGCCGTGCTCAAGGCCACTGTGTTGGCGGCCGTTCCCGCGCCGAGCTCGATCAGCCCGGCGGTGATGCCCGCGCTCGACGCCGTCGTGATGCGCGGCCTGGCGAAGAACCCGGCCGACCGTTTCGGCTCGGCCGGCGAGTTCGCGGCCGCGGCCCGGGCCGCCGTCGACGGTGCGCCGATCGACCCTGCGTTCGAGGCGACCCGGATCGGGCAGCCGATTCCGATGCAGCCGCCCGTTCCGAGTACTCGACAGATGTCCGAACCGATGTCGTTCTCCGGGCCGCAGGCCTACTCGGGGCCTCAGAACTACTCGGGTCCCCAGAACTACTCCGGTCCCCAACAGCAGTTCTCCGGTCCCATCGGGCAGCCGCCGCCGAGCTATCCGTACGGCGCGGCGCCCGCGTACGGCGCTGCTCCGCAGGGCGACAGCCGGGTCCTGCACATCGTGCTCGCCGTGCTGATCGGTCTGCTCGTGGCGGCGCTGATCGGTTTCGCGGTGTACTGGTTCGGCTTCCGGGATTCGGGTGGGTCGAGCACGGCGGCACCCTCGTCGACGACGACCGTCACGAGCACCGTTCCGCCCACGACGCCGAGCGCCGCGCCCACGCCGCCCCCGGGGACCGTCCCGTGCGGTGGCGATGTCGGTGTGGCGGGCGGGGTCACCACCTGTGAGTTCGCCGTCAACGTTCGCAGCGCATACCTGCAGGCGGGGCCCGAGGGGCAGGCGCGCACCGTGGTCGCGAGCAGTCCGGTGACCGGTATGTCGTACACGATGTCGTGCACCCCGGAGGCGGGCGTGGTGGTCTGTCGCGGCGGGAACAGCGCCGTCGTCGTGATCTACTGAGCGGCGGATCTCAGGTGAACGAGAGGATGCGTGTGGCATCGAAACGGCGTACTACGGGAATCGCCGTCCTGGTTGCGGCTCTGGCGGTCTCGCTCGCCGCGTGCGGTGACGATGCGGCGTCGGAGGGAGTCGCGACGGTGACCGAGATCGTCACGGCGCCGTCGTCGACGACTCCCCAGGCGCCGTCGTCGACGGAGAAGTCGTCGAACGCCGAGCGGCGGCTGACGGCGAGCTTCGACGACTTGGCACTGGCTCAGCCGGTGGGGCTGGCAGTCGAGGCGGTCGGCGGCGGGAATTCGATGGTGTTCGGTGATCAGACGCCGCGGGTCGCCTGGTCGACGATCAAGGTGCCGATCGCGTTGGCCGCCGAACGTCGCAACGGGGCGAGCGACTCGGAGTCGGCGGCGATCATCGACTCCGACAATGCGGCGGCCGAGGCGCTGTGGGCGTCTCTCGGCTCGCCCGATCAGGCGGCCGCCGCGGTCACCGAGGTTCTCCGCGAGGGCGGCGATGAGACGACCACCGTACCGTCGCAGAAGCTGCGGCCCGAGTACACGGTGTTCGGCCAGACGAGCTGGCCGCTCGCCGATGCGGCGACCTTCACCGCGCATCTTCCCTGTCTGCCCGGCAGCGAGCACGTCGTGTCGCTGATGGGGCAGGTCGCGGGCAATCAGCAGTGGGGCCTCGAGGTGATTCCGGCGCGCGCCACGGCGGTCAAAGGCGGTTGGGGGCCCAACGCCGACGGCGGCTACGTCGTCCGGCAGATCGGCCTGGTGACGTTGAAGAACGGTCGGCGGGCGGCGGTCGCAATGAGTACGTACGCGCCCGGCGCGTCGATGGATTCGGGTATCGCGGCACTGAATCAGGTCGGCGGCTGGGTGGGCCGCCACCTCGCGTCTCTCCCGGCCGGTCGCTGCGCATAACAGTCCGGCCACGCCCGGATTGCGGGTGAGCCACACGAATAGGCGACTGCGGATCCCGTCGGCTAAGTTACTGGAGTTGTTGATGTGACTGGAGGGGCTGAAGTTGATTCGTCGCGGGTTGATGACCATGTGTGCGGCCGCGGTTCTGGCGGGTGGGGCCGTCGCGGGCGCGGGCAGTGCGGATGCGATTCCTCTTCCGCCGTTGCCGAACCCGCTGCCGCAGTTGTCGCCGCATGCGTCGCAGGTCGCGCTGATCAAGTCCTTCAACACGCGTTCCAAAGCGATCACCGCGGCGATTCCGGGTCGCATCGGATTGTCGATCACACCGGTCGGCGGTGACGAGGCGATGAACTTCGGAACGGTCCGGACTGCGCGAGCGTGGTCGACGTTGAAGGTTCCTGTGTCCATCGCCGCCGAGCGTGCGAACGGCAAGAAGGTGGTCGCCGACATCCGACCGGCCATCCGGGCCTCCGACAACGACGCGGCCGAACGGCTGTGGGCGTCGATGGACGATGACAAGACCGCGGTCGCCGATGTGACCGCGGTGCTGCGAGAAGGCCACGACTCCGTGACGCGCATCCGATCGAGCCTGAGCCGACCGTCGAGCTACCCGGGTGCCACGAACTGGACTCTTGAGCAGCAGTCCGTGTTCGGTGCGCATCTGCCGTGCCTGCCCGACTCGTCGCGTGTCCTCGGCTACATGCGCACGGTCGAGAGCAATCAGCAGTGGGGCGTGAAGACCATGCGCAAACGCGGTGTCACCACCGCGGTGAAGGGCGGCTGGGGGCCGGTGAACGACGCGACGGGGAAGTACGTCGTGCGCCAGCTCGGAGTCGTCACCACGCCGCGTGGCGCATTCGCGGTCAGCATGGCGGCCCTGCCCTCGAGCGGATCGTTCGAGGACGGGATCGCCATGCTGAACCGGGTGGGCGGCTGGGTCGGAGCCAATCTGAACAAGCTGCCCGTCGGAGGCTGCTGACGCGGGGCGTCAGCTCCCGAAGCTCGTCAATACGATCGCCTCGGCGAGAGCGGTCCGGCGGATCTCCTCCGGATCGACGCTCTCGTTCGGCGCATGGATGTGGCACAGCGGCTCCTCGACGCCGAGCAGCGCGATCTCCGCGTTCGGGTGGGCTTCGGCGAGTACCGTGCACAGCGGGATCGACCCGCCCTGTCCGGCGTGGAACACACCGTCGACGCCGTAGGCGGACTTCAACGCCTCGGTCAGCGCGGCGTAGCCGGGACCGTCGACCTTCGCGCGGAACGGTCGACCGAACGCGTCCGGTTCGACGTCCACGCGCACACCCCACGGGATGTGCTTGCGCAGATGCGCGACCAGGGCGTCGTAAGCCGGTTGCGGCTCCATACCCGGCGGAATGCGCAGGTTGAGCATCGCCGAGGCCTGCGGGATGATCGCCGCCGCGCATTCGGCGGTGCTCGGTGCGTCCATGCCGATCACCGTGACGGCCGGCCGCGCCCACGCCATGTCGGCCGGGGTCCCGCTGCCGAGTATCGCGGTGCCCTCCAGTGCGCCGACATCGGCACGGAACTGCTCGTCGGAGTAGACGACACCGCCCCACTCCTGGGTGTTCTCCACCCCTTCGATGACGGTGTCCCCGCGGTCGTCGCGCAAGGAGGCCAGGCCGGCGACCAACGCCGCCATCGCATCCGGAGTCGGGCCGCCGGCCGCACCGGAGTGCACCGCGGTCTCGAGCGCGGACACGGTCACCTTCACGTTCACCACGCCGCGCAGGCTGGTGGTGAGCGTCGGCAGTCCGACGGCGACGTTCCCGGCGTCGCCGATCAGGATCAGATCGGCCGCGAACAGTTCGGGGCGCTCCTTCACGAGGTCGTCGAGGCCTTCGCCGCCGGCTTCTTCCGAGCCTTCGATGATGATGCGGACGTTGCACGACAGGTCCTCGGCGGCGGCGCGCAACGCGGTCAGGTGCGCCACGACGTTGCCCTTGCAGTCGGCGCTGCCGCGCCCGTACCAGCGGCCGTCACGTTCGGTCAACGTGAACGGGTCGTCGGTCCACAGCGCGTCGTCGCCCGCGGGCTGCACGTCGTGGTGGCTGTACAGTGCGACCGTCGGACTGCCCGCGGGCCCCGCCCGGTGGCCGACGACGGCGGGGGAGCCGTCGCTGGTCACTATCACCTCGGCGTCGAACCCGAGATCGGTGAACGCCTCGCACACCCACTCCGCGCTGGCGCGCGACGCATCGGACTTGGAGGAGTCGATGTGCACGGACGGGAACGAGACGAGGGTCGCGAGGTCGTTGTGCGCGCGATCCATGAACTCGGAGACGGAGGCGGACAGGCTGTCGGCGGTGGGGACCGGAATGCTCATGCTTTCAGGATCGCACGAGATCGAAGCCCGCGTGCATCTCCCAGTAGAGGACCTCAGGCTGCGCGTCGTCGTCGACCGGCGTCACCGTCAGCTCGCCGGAGTCGGTGAGCCGCATGGCATCTCCCTGCGCGAGGACGTGCTGCTCGCCGTCGACGCGCACTGTGGCCGATCCGCGCGCGAGGAAGAGATGTCCGTACGGGGCACCCGGCAGTGTGACGGCGTCGATCGGTCGGGCGATGTGCAGCGTGGCGTATCGGTTGTTGATCGGCGCGGCCGCGGTGCCCGCGTGCTCGGGCCGACCGGAGGCGACGACCACCGGTCGGCCGGTCGCCAGGGCGTCGGCGAAGTCGTGTGCTGACTGCTCGGGCGGCAACTCGTCCTGATGCGGGGCGACCCACATCTGGATCACGCGGAGACTCTGCCGGCCGGAGCGCTTGGCGGCGTTGGCCTCCGAATGGGTGATCCCGGTTCCCGCCGACATCCGGCCGAGCGTCCCGATCCCGAGGGTTTCGACGTTGCCGACCGAATCCTTATGCGTCACAGCGCCGTCGAGCACCCAGGTGAGGATCTCCATGTTCTGGTGATGGTGCGCGTCGAGGCCTTCGCCCGGGTCGACGACATCGTCGTTGTGCATGACGAGGACCCCGTGGGCGTTGCCGAACAGGTCATAGTTTCCGGTGCCCGGAAACGACTGGCGCGAGGTGAGCCACTCGTTGGCCCAGTGGAGCCGGTCGGCGGCGGGGATCACGGTGATCATGATTCCTCCAGGGAGTCGAGGTGGTCGGCGAGGCGGCACATGACGGTCTCGAGAGACTCGCCGTCGTCGGGGGTGAGACCGGCGAAGAAGAAGCGGTCGACGTCGGCGCCGTGGTGTCGTGCCGCCGCGGCGAAGGCTGCTCGTCCGTCGTCGGTGAGGCAGGCGAAGGAGCCGCGGCCGTCGCCGGGCACGGGTTCGCGGCACACCCAGCCGCGTTTGGCGAGAGCGCCGATCTGGTAGGAGAGACGGGACGCGGAGAAGATCATGCGGTGCGACAGATCGCGCATGCGCATCCGTCGGTCCGGCGCCTCCGACAGGAGCAGCAGGACGTGGTAGTCCGACAGTGTCATGCCGTCACTCGCGCGGAGCCGCTCGTCGACGGCGGTCTGCACGCGGACGCTGTTCTCGATGAACAGGCGCCACGCGGCAGACCGTCGGTCGCCGGTCATCGACCCATACGGTGCGGGCGCAGGGCGTCGGCGGGCACGACGCCCAGGCGACCTGCCTGGAAGTCCTCCATCGCCTGGACGACCTGCTCCTTGGTGTTCATGACGAACGGACCGTACTGCGCGACGGGCTCGCGGATCGGCTGTCCGCCGAGCAGCAGCACTTCGAGCGAGGGGCGGTTCGAATCCTGATTCTCGTCGGCGGCGACGGTGATCCGATCGCCGGCGCCGAGCAGAGCGAGCTGTCCGCCTTCGACGGGGCGCTTCTCGACACCGACGGCGCCCCGTCCGGACAGGACGTAGACCAACGCGTTGAAGTCCTCGCGCCACGGCACCGACAGTTGTGCGCCCGGCGAGATCGTCGCGTGCGCGAACACGATCGGCGTGTGTGTCGCGCCGGGTCCGGTGCGGCCGTCGAGGTCGCCCGCGACGACGCGGACCAGCGCTCCGCCGTCCTCTGAGGACAGCAGCAGCGACTGCTCGCCTTCGAGATTCTGGTAGCGCGGCGCGATGAACTTGTCGGTCGACGGCAGATTGACCCACAGCTGGATGCCGTGGAAGGTGCCGCCGGATTCGACGAGTTCGGCGGGTGGCGTCTCGATGTGCAGGATGCCCGATCCTGCGGTCATCCACTGGGTGGCGCCATTCTGGATGAGTCCGCCGCCTCCGGTCGAATCCTGGTGCGCGAACAGGCCGTCGATCATGTAGGTGACGGTCTCGAAACCGCGATGCGGGTGCCAGTCGGTGCCGCGCGGCTCGCCGGGTTCGTACTCCACCTCGCCCATCTGGTCCATGTGGATGAACGGATCGAGGTCGCGGGCGTGGACTCCGGCGAACGCGCGGACGACGGGGAATCCCTCACCCTCGTATCCGCGCGGACCGGTGGTGACGGTGCGGACGCGGCGCTCGGTCGCGTCGATCGGAGCCGAGCTGATGCGCGGCAGGGTCAGAGTGTCTGCGGTCACGGCGGGCATGATGTTCTCCTTTTCCTTAAAATTTGAACTATCTGCCGGGATCAACCGTCCCGCGCGGAGGACTATTCCCGCGTCGATGATCGGGCTGAGCGGCTCGTCGGCGGTATCGGATCGTTCGGCGCCGAGTCCGTCGGCCGAGCATTCGCATCACGATTAGGCATAATCAGTCGCGATCTGCGGCGAATCGGGGGATATTCAGTCAATCAGATGAGCGATCACACTATGGGAGGAAATGATCGTATGACTGACACCGTGTCCACGCCCGCCAAATGGTTGGCAGAACTGTTCGGAACATTCTGGCTCGTCTTCGGGGGCTGCGGTTCGGCCGTCTTCGCCGCCAAGGTCATCGCAGAGGATGCCGACACCAGCAGCATGTTCCAAGTCGGCATCGGATTCCTCGGTGTCGCACTCGCTTTCGGTCTGACTGTCGTCACCATGGCGTACGCGGTCGGTCACATCTCCGGCGGACACTTCAACCCGGCGGTCACTCTGGGCGCCGCGGTGAGCGGACGCCTGCCGTGGAAGGACCTGCCCGGCTATTGGATCTCGCAGGTCGTCGGCGGCCTGATCGCCGGTGCCGCGATCTACGGAATCGCATCGGGTAAGGACGGATTCGAGGCGACCGGAAACATGGCGGCCAACGGCTACGGAGACCATTCGCCCGGCGGCTACACCCTCGGCGCGGTGATCCTCGCCGAGGTCATCCTGACGGCGTTCTTCTTGATCGTCATCCTCGGGGCGACGGACGCTCGTGCACCGAAGGGCTTCGGTCCCCTGGCGATCGGCCTGTCTTTGACGCTCATCCACCTCATCTCGATCCCGATCTCCAACACCTCGGTGAATCCGGCACGGTCGACCGCGGTCGCGTTCTTCAACGGCGCGGGCGCGCCCGGCCAGCTCTGGGCCTTCTGGGTGGCCCCGCTGATCGGTGGACTCATCGGCGGACTGCTGTATCCGCTGCTGTTCGAGAACGGCAAGCTCAAGTTCGGCGCCAAGGCCGCGGCGGAGAGTCCGCGCGACTGACGATTCCGGCTACGCTGCACTCCATGCAGACAGTCACAGCGTCAGTCGCAGGCCTGGGCGGCACCACCATCGTCTACGACGTCCACCGGCCCGACACCGAGCCGGTGGGCGTCGTCTTCCTCGCTCACGGGCTCGGTGAACACGCCGCTCGATACCGCCACGTCGCTCGGGTGCTCACCGACCGCGGCTACGTCGTCGTCGCCCCCGATCACGCCGGACACGGACGGTCCGGCGGAAAGCGCTTGGGCGTCACCGACTTCAGCGACTTCACCACCGATCTGCATACCGTGATCGGTGCCGTCGACGTCACCGGGCCGCGATTCCTGATCGGGCACAGCATGGGCGGTGCGATCGCGCTCTCGTACGCACTCGATCACCAGGACGAACTCGACGGGCTCGTGCTGTCGGGACCGGCGCTGGTGCCCGGCGACGAGCTTCCGCCGATCATGGTCAAGCTCGCGCCCGCCCTCGGCAGGATCGTTCCGTGGCTGCCCGCGGCGGCGCTGCCCGCCTCCGGAGTGAGCCGCGACCCGCAGGTGGTCGCCGCCTACGAGAACGATCCGCTCGTCTGGCACAGCGGTATCAAGGCGGGACTCGGCGGCGCGCTGATCCGTGAGATGAAGACCTTTCCGGAACGGCTTCCGTCCCTGCGGATCCCGACACTCGTCTTACACGGGGGCGCCGACGTCCTCGCCAACCCCGAGGGGTCGCGGATGGTCGAGCGTCTGGCGGGCGGCGACGATGTGACCGTGACGGTCTACCCGGGGCTGTTCCACGAGATCTTCAACGAGCCCGAGCAGGACGAGGTGATCGGGGCGGTCGCCGACTGGATCGTCGCCCACAGCCACTGAATCACAGCCAGGCGCTGTCCGTGTCGATGGTCGTGCGGTCCAGCGACTCCAGGAGGTCGAACTGAGCGGTGGTCTTCGGCAGTTCGTATGCGAAGAAGTAGCGGGCCGCCGCGCGCTTGCCCTGGTAGAAGTCCTCGTCGGAGTTCTCCGCGGCGTCGGCGGCCAGCACCTGCTCCAGCCACATCCAGGCGACGACGATGTGCCCTGCGGCCTCGAGATACGCGGTCGCGTTGGCCAGAGCCAGTTTCGGATCGCCCGGCGCCCAGACCGCTGCCGTCGTCTGACCGAGTCGACCCACGGCTTCGGCGAGGTGCTCGGCGTGCTCGGCGACCTCGTCGCCTTCGGCGCGCGCCTTGGTGATCGTCTCGCCGATCGCCTCGACGAGGACGCCGAGTCCCTCGCCGCCGTTCATGATCACCTTGCGCCCCAACAGATCCAGGCCGTGGATACCGTGCGCGCCCTCGTGGATCGGGTTGAGCCGGTTGTCGCGGTAGTTCTGCTCGACGTCGAACTCCTTGGTGTACCCGTAGCCGCCGTGCACCTGGATGGCGAGACTGTTGGCCTCCAGGCACCACTGGCTCGGCCAGCTCTTGGCGATCGGGGTGAGGACTTCGAGGAGCGTGTGCGTACGCTCGCGGGTCTCCGGGCTGCCGGTCTGCTCGTCGTCGAGCAATGCGGCGCAGTACAACAGCAGCGCGAGGGCGCCTTCGACGTACGATTTCTGCGCCAGCATCATCCGCTTGACGTCCGGGTGCTCGATGATCGCGATCGGCGCCGACTCCGGATCCTTGTTGTCGACCGGTCGTCCCTGGGTGCGGACCTTCGCGTACTCCAACGACGAACGGTAGCCTGCGTGACCGAGAGCGGTCGCCATGAAACCGACGCCGATCCGGGCCTCGTTCATCATGTTGAACATGTACTTCAGGCCCTGGTGGAGATCGCCCACCAGGTAGCCGACGGCGCCGGACTCCGTTGCGGGGGAGAAGGTGCCGTCGCCGAAGTTCAGCAGCGTGTTGGTGGTACCGCGGTTGCCCATCTTGTGGTTGAGCCCGACCAGGGCGACGTCGTTGCGGGTGCCGTCGGCGAGGACCTTCGGGACGATGAACAGCGAGATGCCCTTGGTGCCGGGGCCGCCGCCCGGAGCCTTCGCCAGAACGAGGTGAACGATGTTCTCGGTGAGTTCGTGGTCGCCGCCGGAGATCCACATCTTGGTGCCGGTGATCCGGTAGCTGCCGTCGTCGGCCGGGACGGCCTTGGTGGTGATGTCCGCCAGCGACGATCCGGCTCCCGGCTCGGACAGGCACATGGTGCCGAAGTAGCGGCCCTCCAGCATCGGCCGGACCCACGTGTCGATCTGCTCGGCGGTGCCGTACGTGGTCAGCAGATTGGCGTTGCCGACGGTCAGGAACGCGTACGACGCGGTCGGCGTGTTCTCCGACTGGATGAAGCTCATCGCTGCGCGGGCGACGGTGTTCGGCAATTGCATGCCGCCGAGCTCCTCGTCGAATGTGCCCGCGATCAGGCCCGCCTCGCTGAAGGCGCGGAGCGCCTCGCCGATCTCCGGCAGCAGTACCACCTTGCCGTCGTCGCCGACGTAGGGCTCGGTCTGGTCGGAGATCTTGTTGTGCGGAGCGAACTTCTTGGTCGCGATGTCCTCGCTCAGGTCGAGGACGGCGTCGAAGGTCTCCCGCGAATGCTCGGCGAAGCGGGGTCGCGACGTCATCGAGGTGACGTCGAGCCACTCGTGCAGCAGGAAGTCGATGTCGCGGCGGGACAGGTGCTCGGTCATGTCGGTCGGCTCCGGTTCGGTTACAGGTCGGTCGGGGTGGTCTCGGCGGACAGCCCGCCGAGGATGATGGTCGCGATCCGGCCGGACAAGGCGGTCAGATCGTCATCGGTCTGGTCGTCTCGGGGACGGAACCACTGGTCGATCGCCGAGACGCTGGACAGCAGCGTGCGGGTCAGCAGGCCAGGATCCTCGTCTCTGATCGTCCCATCCGCGATGCCGTCGACGATCACCCGGTGGAACATCGCCTCGAAATCGTCGCGGAGGTCGTTGAGAGCGCCCAGCGCATCGACCTGTTTCGGCTTCAACGCGATCGTCGATCGATGATGGACGCCCTGCCGGATCGTGTTGTGGTACGCGATGTGGCGCAGGAGATAGAACGCGTGCGCGCGGGTCATCGCCGTCAGTCTGGCGAACCCGGTGCCGGGTTCGTCCGCGAACGGCTCCACCCGCGTCCGCACCGAAGTCATGCCGAACTCGTAGACGGCGAGGAAGATGTCGAACTTCGACCGGTAGTGGTAGTAGATCAGGCCCTTGGTCGCACCGAGGCGAGCCGCGATGTCGTCGATCGTCGTCTGTGCGAAACCCTGCTCGTGAAAGGCTGTCGCGGCCGCGTCGAGGATGCGGAGCTTGGCGCCGTCGGCGACGGAGAGCTGTGCCATCTCGAATCGTCACCTCTCTCACCAGCAATACTACAGAGTATTATGTTCTCCGGGTGCGGCTCGGTCAAGGCCGTGCGATGTGGATTCTCAGATGCCGAGGCGGGTGATGACCCGGCCCATGATGCGCGGCGAGACGTCGCCGATTGCGCGCAGCACGCCCGTGTACGCCGGATACAGTTCGGCCGGGCGCTCGTCGATCGCGCGCAGTATCCACGCGGCGGCCTGCTCGGCCGAGATCATCGGTGCGTCGTCGTACGATGCGGTCGGTGCGATCATCGGGGTGCGTACCAGCGGGAAGCCCGCGTTCGTCACGGCCACTCCGGTGCCGTCGCACTCGGCGTCCAACGATCGGCCGAATGCCGCCAGCGCCGACTTCGAGGCGTGGTAGGCCCCGAATCGGGGCATGGCGCCCGCGTCGACGCCCCACGTGACGACGTTGACGATGTGACCGCTGCCGCGGTCGATCATCGCGGGCAGCAGGCCGAGGGTCAGGGCGGCGGGGCCGAAGTAGTTCACGGCCATCGTGCGCTGGTAGTCGTGAAAGCGGTCCACCGATTCCAACGCGGTTCGGCGGATCGATCGGCCCGCGTTGTTGACCAGGACGTCGGGGACGCCGAATCGGTCGAGTACCTCCCGGGCCAGACGCTGAGCATCGTCCGGGTCGGAGAGGTCCGCGGTGAGCGGATACGCTGTGCCGCCGGACTCGGAGATCTCGCTGCAGACCTCCTGGAGCGGCTCGAGGGTGCGTGCGACGGCCAGGACCGTCGCGCCGCGAGAGGCCAGGAGTCGGGCGGTGGCTTCGCCGATGCCCGACGAGGCGCCGGTGAGGAGTACGACGGTGCCGCTCAGATCGGCGGGCGACCCGCCGATCACGCGCCGCAGGCTCCGCAGCCCGAGCGGCGGATTCAGCATGGCGTCCATCACGGGCCGCAACGCCGTCTCGACCGCGCGTGTCACGGGCATGACTACTTGTAATCCTTGATCACGTCTCGCACTTCGTCGGCGCCGATGTTCTTCGCCACCAGCTTGCCGTTCTTCACCTTGCGCACGCTGTACTTATTCGCCTTCTTACCTGCGGCGACGTGCAGGCCGGCCTTCTTCGCCTTCTTGTTCAGTTCTTCCAGCACGCCTGGATCGTAGCTTGTGAAAGTGAACTCGCACGTCGAGGTTGCGCCAGTCGGTCCTGAATCGTGAATCGGCGGATGATCGAGCCGCGAGATCGGGCGGACGTCAGCACACGTCGACGCCGACGGCGGTGACGTCGTCGAGGCGTCGTGCGTAGGCGTCGCCGCCCACCTCGGCCTTGATTCGGCAGGTCTCGGCGAGGGAGGAACCCGCCAGGTAGACGGCGTAGACGGGGTTGCCGTTCAGGTGTTGCCGCAGCGAGGAGCACGACCGGTCGGTGCGCAGATACGACGATCCCGGATGCCGCGCCAGAGCAGTGGCCACCTCTTGTACGTACGTGCCCGGGTCGACGGCGTTGTAGACGAACGTCACGGTTCGGCCGTCGCACGGCGGGGAGGTGATCGGCGTCGACAGTCCGAGGTCCCCTGCGCCGCGTGTCGGAGTCGTCGTCTCGGTGATCGTCGGTCTCGTGACCGTCGGAGCGGGCGTCCCGGTGACGGTGGTCGTCAGCGGAGGCGGCGGATCGGCCGAGGGCTCGAGGAGCGTCGAGGTGTCCGCGGCGGTCGTCGGCGCACCCTGATCGGTGCCGCGTACCGCGAACCAGGTGCCGGTCGCGACGGCCGCGACCACCACCGCGGCGAGCGCGGCGATGAGCGCGATCTTCCCGCGGTGAGATTCCGGGGGCAGCGGGACGTACTGCGCGGACGGCGCCACGAGCGTGGGGGCGTACTGGCCGGCCAGTGCACCGCGGGCGGCGTCGGCGAACGCCCCGCACGACGGGATGCGGGCGGCGCGATCCTTCATCGAGCCCGCGGCGATCACCGGGTCGAGCACGGTGCCGGTCGGTGGGACGGGGCGGGACAGGTGGCCGCTGATGATCTGCTCGATGCTGGTCACCGCGAAAGGCGGAGAGCCTGTGATCGTCTCGTACAGCACGCAGGCCAGCGAGTAGACGTCACTGGCGGGGGTGAGGTCCGCGTCGCCGAATCGTTCCGGCGCCATATACGCGAACGAGCCGATCGCCGTCCCGGTCTGGGTGAGCCTGGTGGCGCCCGCGGTCTGCGCGATTCCGAAGTCGACGAGGTACGCGAAGTCGTTCTCGTCGACGAGGATGTTGTCGGGCTTCACGTCCCGGTGCAGGAGGCCGGACGAATGCGCGGCGTCGAGAGCGCCCGCGATCTGCGCGATGATCGCGACGGCGCGCCCGGGCGGCAGCGGGCCGTCGTCGATGATCGAGCGGAGATCGCGGCCGCGCACGATCCGCATGTCCAGGAACAGTCGGCCGTCGATCTCGCCGTAGTCGTGGATCGGGACGACATGCGGATCGCCCAAGCGCGCGACGGTCTGCGACTCCCGTAGGAAGCGCGCACGGAAGCCCTCGTCGTCGGCGAGGTGGGCGGGCAGGATCTTCAGGGCGACCGTACGATCCTTCACCTCGTCGACGGCCTCGTACACTTCGCCCATGCCGCCGCGCCCGAGGAGTCGGACGAGGCGGTACGGGCCCAGGGTGGAACCGGACTCGTCTGGGGTGGCCATGCCGGGAGTGTAACGGTTGCCGTGGCTAGACCGGCAGACCCGCTTCGAGAAGGTCCAGCGCTTCGAGGCATTCCTCCAGGGTGGGGATCTCCCCGTCGCCGGTGTGGCCGACCACGTGGAACAGTGCGCCGACACAGGCCGCGATGAACACGCGGAGCCGGAGATCGTCGGGACTCACCCCCAGATACGCACCGATGAATCCGCGCA from Gordonia humi encodes:
- the aqpZ gene encoding aquaporin Z, translating into MTDTVSTPAKWLAELFGTFWLVFGGCGSAVFAAKVIAEDADTSSMFQVGIGFLGVALAFGLTVVTMAYAVGHISGGHFNPAVTLGAAVSGRLPWKDLPGYWISQVVGGLIAGAAIYGIASGKDGFEATGNMAANGYGDHSPGGYTLGAVILAEVILTAFFLIVILGATDARAPKGFGPLAIGLSLTLIHLISIPISNTSVNPARSTAVAFFNGAGAPGQLWAFWVAPLIGGLIGGLLYPLLFENGKLKFGAKAAAESPRD
- a CDS encoding pirin family protein, which translates into the protein MMITVIPAADRLHWANEWLTSRQSFPGTGNYDLFGNAHGVLVMHNDDVVDPGEGLDAHHHQNMEILTWVLDGAVTHKDSVGNVETLGIGTLGRMSAGTGITHSEANAAKRSGRQSLRVIQMWVAPHQDELPPEQSAHDFADALATGRPVVVASGRPEHAGTAAAPINNRYATLHIARPIDAVTLPGAPYGHLFLARGSATVRVDGEQHVLAQGDAMRLTDSGELTVTPVDDDAQPEVLYWEMHAGFDLVRS
- a CDS encoding serine/threonine-protein kinase, which translates into the protein MDVGSQFGPYRIDALLGRGGMGQVFRAYDTVRDREVALKLLNTNLAEDATFQERFRRESQTAARLGEPHIIPIHDYGEIDGVLYLDMRLVDGRDLRAVLRGDGPMAPSEAVGVVEQIASALDAAHTVGLVHRDVKPENILVTSNGFAYLVDFGIAHHAGDDHLTRTGTAVGSIAYMAPEQLDNVPVSAASDVYSLSAVLFELLTGRQPYPGDSVSAVLKATVLAAVPAPSSISPAVMPALDAVVMRGLAKNPADRFGSAGEFAAAARAAVDGAPIDPAFEATRIGQPIPMQPPVPSTRQMSEPMSFSGPQAYSGPQNYSGPQNYSGPQQQFSGPIGQPPPSYPYGAAPAYGAAPQGDSRVLHIVLAVLIGLLVAALIGFAVYWFGFRDSGGSSTAAPSSTTTVTSTVPPTTPSAAPTPPPGTVPCGGDVGVAGGVTTCEFAVNVRSAYLQAGPEGQARTVVASSPVTGMSYTMSCTPEAGVVVCRGGNSAVVVIY
- a CDS encoding alpha/beta hydrolase, producing MQTVTASVAGLGGTTIVYDVHRPDTEPVGVVFLAHGLGEHAARYRHVARVLTDRGYVVVAPDHAGHGRSGGKRLGVTDFSDFTTDLHTVIGAVDVTGPRFLIGHSMGGAIALSYALDHQDELDGLVLSGPALVPGDELPPIMVKLAPALGRIVPWLPAAALPASGVSRDPQVVAAYENDPLVWHSGIKAGLGGALIREMKTFPERLPSLRIPTLVLHGGADVLANPEGSRMVERLAGGDDVTVTVYPGLFHEIFNEPEQDEVIGAVADWIVAHSH
- a CDS encoding dipeptidase translates to MSIPVPTADSLSASVSEFMDRAHNDLATLVSFPSVHIDSSKSDASRASAEWVCEAFTDLGFDAEVIVTSDGSPAVVGHRAGPAGSPTVALYSHHDVQPAGDDALWTDDPFTLTERDGRWYGRGSADCKGNVVAHLTALRAAAEDLSCNVRIIIEGSEEAGGEGLDDLVKERPELFAADLILIGDAGNVAVGLPTLTTSLRGVVNVKVTVSALETAVHSGAAGGPTPDAMAALVAGLASLRDDRGDTVIEGVENTQEWGGVVYSDEQFRADVGALEGTAILGSGTPADMAWARPAVTVIGMDAPSTAECAAAIIPQASAMLNLRIPPGMEPQPAYDALVAHLRKHIPWGVRVDVEPDAFGRPFRAKVDGPGYAALTEALKSAYGVDGVFHAGQGGSIPLCTVLAEAHPNAEIALLGVEEPLCHIHAPNESVDPEEIRRTALAEAIVLTSFGS
- a CDS encoding pirin family protein yields the protein MPAVTADTLTLPRISSAPIDATERRVRTVTTGPRGYEGEGFPVVRAFAGVHARDLDPFIHMDQMGEVEYEPGEPRGTDWHPHRGFETVTYMIDGLFAHQDSTGGGGLIQNGATQWMTAGSGILHIETPPAELVESGGTFHGIQLWVNLPSTDKFIAPRYQNLEGEQSLLLSSEDGGALVRVVAGDLDGRTGPGATHTPIVFAHATISPGAQLSVPWREDFNALVYVLSGRGAVGVEKRPVEGGQLALLGAGDRITVAADENQDSNRPSLEVLLLGGQPIREPVAQYGPFVMNTKEQVVQAMEDFQAGRLGVVPADALRPHRMGR
- a CDS encoding MarR family winged helix-turn-helix transcriptional regulator, which translates into the protein MTGDRRSAAWRLFIENSVRVQTAVDERLRASDGMTLSDYHVLLLLSEAPDRRMRMRDLSHRMIFSASRLSYQIGALAKRGWVCREPVPGDGRGSFACLTDDGRAAFAAAARHHGADVDRFFFAGLTPDDGESLETVMCRLADHLDSLEES